cctttttaaaacatacaaaataaataaacaacacataaaaagtaattatgtacctagacctttaacactgcaaaatttgaaaaaaaatcggcaagtgggcggattttgcaaccccaccAATTTGTCCACCTttgtcaaagtaaaataaacCCGTAACCCCAGATCGAGATGGATAAGAATGacataaaaatggaaaaaattcaatatgattTATTCAGTATGCACACTTTGAttgattttaaaacaacataaatCATAACTTGTATACGGGTTTGGATCATTCATCTTTCCTTGATATTTAATTGCGTCAATGCAACTTCATGTGTGATCTACAAGGCACTAAGACAAACCAGTAATGAATATATAACTGTTGTTGATACGTTACATTATCTTAACTGGCATTACCCTCAAGGATGCATACGACATAAAACCAGAGAAACGTTAGTGACACTCACAATTGTAGTGCTTGATAACTTCTTTAAAAGTTTAAAGAACAAAATAGATTCCATacatattatcaaaaatatattggTTACATAAGGAATCAAGGTATTACAAACTCAGACGTCATGTCATATATGGGTGTCAATGATGAGCACTCAAAACCATAACACGTGCACATTTACTTGTAATGTAGTTATCAGCGTTATTCTATATCAACACTACTCTTGATATCGATTACAAAAACGCCTCACATGGAAAGgtcaattttcatttgtttaaaccAGGTGTATCTTTTATGTTtcaaaaattttacaaatgcCAATATTGGTTTGAGAACACACGTGTTACACTATGTTTAACATTCCTTATGAACAGCAAAACgattacaaaaatgtttgttagTACAATGGggatgttttaaaacatttccaCCTACATCCCGTGTAACCATTAACGCGCAAACATTTAGTACTACTTTTTCTGGTGCCACACCATagtaattttaaacatttacatattcTTGCTGGCGTTATAGACTATCTAAATCCGTTGCCGAAGTATATACTTCCAGTTCTTTTTCAATTATATTTCACTGATtgtcaatattttcataataagtAAGTAAGTTCATTCAATGCTTTAATTGTCACTCGCACggttgataaaatattttttacactCAGTTTTAaaggtttattttttatcaatgtgAATTCCCATTAAAATGTTGTTTGCGCTCTAGGATCGCCCATTAATTGTCGTTTGTAGGCGTCCGAGACGTTGGCTCTCTGTCGCGCTTGTGGTCTCTAGTCAAGAATTTCTTCTGGATTACTATTTTGAGGCCTCCGAAATTGGCCCTTGACGGTAGTGTTGGGGTGGGAAGGACTCGAATCTGTTTCTTTTCGGGATTGAATGATATGATGTCTTGATGGACATTGCCGGAACTTTCACCTCCAATGACCAGTATGGAGCCATTGTGATGGACCAGTCCAAACCGGCGCCTATTAAAGTAACTGAGCGTTTCGATAGTACGGCACTTGCCGTCGTCAGCCATTTCCACAATGCTACCGTCCGTACACACTACAAATAACTGTTTCTCTAACACTATTGCTTTTGCCATTTTGCATTTAGAAGGCATTCCCGATAGAAAACTTGAAACTCCGAGTCGTGTGTCGAAGCACTGGACAGCGTCTGTTTCTTTATCATCGGAAAGTATACCGCCGAAGACAAGAATCTTTTCTTTGGACACAGCTGCCGTCATAGACCGCACCGCTACCTGGAGCTTTCCCACAGAAGACCACGAACGTGTTTGAATATTGTATTCATCAATGGATGACAACGTTCTCTGGGATTCCTCTTTAACGTTATCGTCAAAGCCACCGATGACGTAGATGGAACCGCCAACTGCAACCATGGCATGACGTCGCCGTCCTTGATTCAATGACGTACATCGATACCAGTCATTGTTTTCTGACCGGTATCGAAGAAGAACGTCAAGTCTCTGTGAACCTCCAGATACAAAAATATCGTTACCATAAGCACACGTGGCGAACTCGCGTCCCAGAACGATTGGCAGCTGTGTGAGAGTACACCAGCGTTCCTGATGGAAGCTGTACGCCAACAAGTCTGATACTTTGTCTCCTATAGCGTTATAGCCACCTATAATCACTAGTACTTCTTCAAGGTTAGAAAATTGCCGAAAGGCAATCCGCGGGGAATTGAACTCAGGGCGGCGAGCTAAAAGCATTTGATAACTAATGGCCTCTTTGACTATTTCCCTACACCGCGGACTATCTGTAACGATTTGCATGGGCTCTATTTCATGCAGGAGGTACTCTGATCCTAATAGCGGAAGTCTAAGATGCTCAAACAGACGAATTGTTTCTTCTTTCCTCTCTTGTGGTTTGGCATTGTACCAACGAAACACGGCGTCACACACGACTTCTTCGTTCGCCACCATTAAGTGATCGTCAGTAATGATTGAAATTATGTCATCAACATCGAGCCACAGGAAGTCATCAGATCGACAAATGTCACTAAAATGTTCCATAACCAGAGCCCATGCCTTCTGCGATAATTGTGGACATTCATGCGACTTGCCGAGTTTCCATGCACCAATGCAATTCTCTGCACAAATATTTTCCAAGAGAAACTGTTCACACTTTTCATGCAGATACTGAACTTGGAATAACGCTGCGGCTTTAATCAATTCCTGGACATTGTCAACGGTTACTACGCTTTTTCCAGAATAGATAAAATCTAAGATGTGTTCGAAAATGTCTTTATCAATGTTGTGTAATGTCACGACACTGTCTAAGGATTCACGCATACCTGAGGAAAACATGGCGTCAAAGTACGGAGAGATGGCGGATAAGACGGTCTTGTGGCAGTGGAAGGTTTTGTCCTCCACTGTAATCTCCACGTCCGTGTGTCGTCTGCTCTGGTACATGTCCTCCAGGGACGTGTGGATAAACATGGCCAGGTCCTGTCTCCAGTTGGCAGGCATCTTCGCTCTGAAATATACAACACAGCAACTGAAGTATCACGT
This genomic window from Argopecten irradians isolate NY chromosome 4, Ai_NY, whole genome shotgun sequence contains:
- the LOC138320379 gene encoding kelch-like protein 24, with translation MPANWRQDLAMFIHTSLEDMYQSRRHTDVEITVEDKTFHCHKTVLSAISPYFDAMFSSGMRESLDSVVTLHNIDKDIFEHILDFIYSGKSVVTVDNVQELIKAAALFQVQYLHEKCEQFLLENICAENCIGAWKLGKSHECPQLSQKAWALVMEHFSDICRSDDFLWLDVDDIISIITDDHLMVANEEVVCDAVFRWYNAKPQERKEETIRLFEHLRLPLLGSEYLLHEIEPMQIVTDSPRCREIVKEAISYQMLLARRPEFNSPRIAFRQFSNLEEVLVIIGGYNAIGDKVSDLLAYSFHQERWCTLTQLPIVLGREFATCAYGNDIFVSGGSQRLDVLLRYRSENNDWYRCTSLNQGRRRHAMVAVGGSIYVIGGFDDNVKEESQRTLSSIDEYNIQTRSWSSVGKLQVAVRSMTAAVSKEKILVFGGILSDDKETDAVQCFDTRLGVSSFLSGMPSKCKMAKAIVLEKQLFVVCTDGSIVEMADDGKCRTIETLSYFNRRRFGLVHHNGSILVIGGESSGNVHQDIISFNPEKKQIRVLPTPTLPSRANFGGLKIVIQKKFLTRDHKRDREPTSRTPTNDN